In one window of Eleutherodactylus coqui strain aEleCoq1 chromosome 10, aEleCoq1.hap1, whole genome shotgun sequence DNA:
- the MED22 gene encoding mediator of RNA polymerase II transcription subunit 22 isoform X1 — MAQQRVLPQSKETLLQSYNKRLRDDIKSIMDNFTEIIKTARIEEEHQVSRSTQGEQDNYEMQVRSANIVRAGESLMRLVSDLKQYLILNDFPSVNEAINQRNQQLRGLQEECDKKLVSLRDEIAIDLYELEEEYYSSSYSVCEPSDLPLCEAYWIRDSLDSSPQDPSNPMMSVTSENSSIPSQIHASPHVNGHGVSISEHS; from the exons ATGGCGCAGCAGAGAGTGCTACCCCAGAGCAAGGAGACGTTGTTGCAGTCCTACAACAAGAGGTTGAGGGACGACATCAAATCCATCATGGACAACTTCACCGAGATCATCAAGACCGCCCGG ATTGAAGAAGAACATCAAGTGAGCCGCTCAACCCAAGGGGAGCAGGATAACTACGAGATGCAGGTCCGCTCCGCTAACATA gtCCGGGCCGGAGAGTCGCTGATGAGGCTGGTGTCTGATCTGAAGCAGTATCTTATCCTGAACGACTTCCCCTCCGTGAACGAGGCCATTAACCAACGTAACCAGCAGCTCCGCGGCCTGCAGGAGGAGTGTGACAAGAAGCTGGTCTCACTGCGGGACGAGATTGCCATAGACCTCTATGAACTTGAAGAGGAATATTACTCCTCCAG CTACAGTGTGTGTGAGCCGAGCGATCTCCCGCTGTGCGAAGCGTACTGGATCAGAGACAGTCTTGACTCTTCGCCTCAGGATCCCTCCAACCCGATGATGTCGGTAACGTCCGAGAACAGTTCCATCCCCAGTCAGATCCACGCATCTCCACATGTGAACGGACACGGAGTGAGCATATCGGAGCACAGCTGA
- the MED22 gene encoding mediator of RNA polymerase II transcription subunit 22 isoform X2, whose protein sequence is MAQQRVLPQSKETLLQSYNKRLRDDIKSIMDNFTEIIKTARIEEEHQVSRSTQGEQDNYEMQVRSANIVRAGESLMRLVSDLKQYLILNDFPSVNEAINQRNQQLRGLQEECDKKLVSLRDEIAIDLYELEEEYYSSSVCEPSDLPLCEAYWIRDSLDSSPQDPSNPMMSVTSENSSIPSQIHASPHVNGHGVSISEHS, encoded by the exons ATGGCGCAGCAGAGAGTGCTACCCCAGAGCAAGGAGACGTTGTTGCAGTCCTACAACAAGAGGTTGAGGGACGACATCAAATCCATCATGGACAACTTCACCGAGATCATCAAGACCGCCCGG ATTGAAGAAGAACATCAAGTGAGCCGCTCAACCCAAGGGGAGCAGGATAACTACGAGATGCAGGTCCGCTCCGCTAACATA gtCCGGGCCGGAGAGTCGCTGATGAGGCTGGTGTCTGATCTGAAGCAGTATCTTATCCTGAACGACTTCCCCTCCGTGAACGAGGCCATTAACCAACGTAACCAGCAGCTCCGCGGCCTGCAGGAGGAGTGTGACAAGAAGCTGGTCTCACTGCGGGACGAGATTGCCATAGACCTCTATGAACTTGAAGAGGAATATTACTCCTCCAG TGTGTGTGAGCCGAGCGATCTCCCGCTGTGCGAAGCGTACTGGATCAGAGACAGTCTTGACTCTTCGCCTCAGGATCCCTCCAACCCGATGATGTCGGTAACGTCCGAGAACAGTTCCATCCCCAGTCAGATCCACGCATCTCCACATGTGAACGGACACGGAGTGAGCATATCGGAGCACAGCTGA
- the MED22 gene encoding mediator of RNA polymerase II transcription subunit 22 isoform X4 — translation MAQQRVLPQSKETLLQSYNKRLRDDIKSIMDNFTEIIKTARIEEEHQVSRSTQGEQDNYEMQVRSANIVRAGESLMRLVSDLKQYLILNDFPSVNEAINQRNQQLRGLQEECDKKLVSLRDEIAIDLYELEEEYYSSRYK, via the exons ATGGCGCAGCAGAGAGTGCTACCCCAGAGCAAGGAGACGTTGTTGCAGTCCTACAACAAGAGGTTGAGGGACGACATCAAATCCATCATGGACAACTTCACCGAGATCATCAAGACCGCCCGG ATTGAAGAAGAACATCAAGTGAGCCGCTCAACCCAAGGGGAGCAGGATAACTACGAGATGCAGGTCCGCTCCGCTAACATA gtCCGGGCCGGAGAGTCGCTGATGAGGCTGGTGTCTGATCTGAAGCAGTATCTTATCCTGAACGACTTCCCCTCCGTGAACGAGGCCATTAACCAACGTAACCAGCAGCTCCGCGGCCTGCAGGAGGAGTGTGACAAGAAGCTGGTCTCACTGCGGGACGAGATTGCCATAGACCTCTATGAACTTGAAGAGGAATATTACTCCTCCAGGTATAAGTAG
- the MED22 gene encoding mediator of RNA polymerase II transcription subunit 22 isoform X3 translates to MAQQRVLPQSKETLLQSYNKRLRDDIKSIMDNFTEIIKTARIEEEHQVSRSTQGEQDNYEMQVRSANIVRAGESLMRLVSDLKQYLILNDFPSVNEAINQRNQQLRGLQEECDKKLVSLRDEIAIDLYELEEEYYSSRIPPTR, encoded by the exons ATGGCGCAGCAGAGAGTGCTACCCCAGAGCAAGGAGACGTTGTTGCAGTCCTACAACAAGAGGTTGAGGGACGACATCAAATCCATCATGGACAACTTCACCGAGATCATCAAGACCGCCCGG ATTGAAGAAGAACATCAAGTGAGCCGCTCAACCCAAGGGGAGCAGGATAACTACGAGATGCAGGTCCGCTCCGCTAACATA gtCCGGGCCGGAGAGTCGCTGATGAGGCTGGTGTCTGATCTGAAGCAGTATCTTATCCTGAACGACTTCCCCTCCGTGAACGAGGCCATTAACCAACGTAACCAGCAGCTCCGCGGCCTGCAGGAGGAGTGTGACAAGAAGCTGGTCTCACTGCGGGACGAGATTGCCATAGACCTCTATGAACTTGAAGAGGAATATTACTCCTCCAG GATCCCTCCAACCCGATGA
- the RPL7A gene encoding large ribosomal subunit protein eL8, with protein MPKGKKAKGKKVAPAPAVVRKAEVKKVVNPLFEKRPKNFGIGQDIQPKRDLTRFVKWPRYIRLQRQRSILYKRLKVPPAIHQFAQALDRQTATQLFKLAHKYRPETKQEKKKRLLARAEQKAAGKGDVPTKRPPMIRAGVNTVTTLVENKKAQLVVLAHDVDPIELVVFLPALCRKMGVPYCIIKGKARLGRLVHRKTCTSIAFTQVNTEDKGSLAKLVEAIKTNYNDRHDEIRRHWGGGILGPKSVARIAKLEKAKAKELATKLG; from the exons ATG CCTAAAGGAAAGAAGGCCAAGGGTAAGAAGGTGGCTCCGGCCCCTGCCGTCGTCAGGAAGGCTGAAGTGAAGAAGGTGGTGAACCCTCTCTTTGAGAAGAGGCCCAAGAACTTTGGCATCG GACAGGATATCCAACCCAAGAGGGATCTCACCCGCTTCGTGAAATGGCCACGTTACATCCGCCTCCAGCGCCAGCGGTCCATCCTGTACAAACGTCTCAAGGTGCCTCCTGCAATCCACCAGTTCGCCCAGGCCCTCGACCGGCAGACAG CAACTCAGCTCTTCAAACTGGCTCACAAATACCGGCCAGAGACCAagcaagagaagaagaaaaggcTGCTGGCCCGAGCTGAGCAAAAAGCTGCTGGCAAAGGAGATGTCCCAACCaagagacccccaatgatcagagcAG GTGTAAACACAGTGACCACCTTGGTGGAGAACAAGAAGGCCCAGCTAGTTGTCCTTGCTCATGATGTGGACCCTATTGAG CTTGTCGTCTTCCTGCCTGCTCTGTGCCGAAAGATGGGCGTACCCTACTGCATCATCAAGGGCAAGGCCAGACTGGGCCGCCTAGTCCATAGGAAGACCTGCACCAGCATTGCCTTCACACAAGTCAACAC GGAGGATAAGGGATCGCTCGCCAAACTGGTGGAGGCCATCAAGACAAACTACAACGACAGACATGACGAG ATCCGTCGTCACTGGGGAGGAGGAATCTTGGGCCCAAAGTCTGTGGCCAGAATCGCCAAGCTCGAGAAGGCAAAGGCCAAGGAATTGGCCACGAAACTTGGCTAA